A stretch of DNA from Dokdonia sp. PRO95:
TATGTACACAGGAATCATCTTACTATTTTTACCTACGATACTTAAAGCACATAGTGCACTTATGTGGATTTACTATGCATTATTAGTAACCGTGCTCATCCTCAAAATATATAGGGAAGAAATCTTCTTACAAGAAAAATTTGGTGAGGTGTATTCATTATATAAGGCGCGCACGTGGAGAATACTGCCATACATATTTTAATATACAGTGTAGTTTAAAATAGATTTTGTGGGTTATTTATGCTTTCGCGAAAGCGTAACAACAGCAACTATCAATATCCTTAATATTAACAATCTCTTATAGTGTTACTCGCTTTCTATTTAGGGCGCAAAGCGGTAAATTTGTTGCTTTGTAAAAATGTATGATAGATCACGAAGAACGTATTGAAGTTTACGGTGCTCGCGCCCACAATCTGAAGAATATAGATGTGATGATACCGAGAGAAAAACTCGTGGTTATTACAGGATTATCTGGAAGTGGAAAGAGTTCCCTAGCATTTGACACCATCTATGCAGAGGGACAACGTCGTTACATAGAAACGTTTTCTGCATATGCTAGACAATTTCTAGGTGGATTAGAACGTCCAGATGTTGATCAAATATTAGGACTTTCTCCAGTTATTGCTATCGAACAAAAAACCACTAGTAAAAGTCCGCGATCTACCGTGGGAACCATCACAGAAATTTACGATTTTTTACGTCTCCTTTATGCAAGAGCGGCAGATGCTTACTCTTACAATACTGGAGAAAAGATGGTGAGTTATAACGATGAGCAAATCCAACAGCTCATTACTGAAAGCTTTGAAGGAAAAAGGATTAATATCCTCGCACCTACCATACGCTCACGTAAAGGGCATTATAGAGAATTATTTGAGCAAATTGCAAAACAAGGTTTTTTAAAAGTACGTGTAGATGGTGAAGTAAAGGATATCGTAAAAGGACTTAAAGTAGATCGTTACAAAGTGCATGATATTGAGATAGTTGTAGATCGCTTAGTTGTTAAAAAAAGTGATGAAGATGATAAACGCTTGCGCGAAAGCATAAATACCGCAATGTATCACGGTGATGATGTGTTAATGGTGCTTGATCAAGACACGCAGGAGGTACGATATTTTAGCCGAAACTTGATGTGTCCTTCTACGGGTATATCATACCCTAATCCAGAGCCTAACAACTTTTCATTTAACTCACCTAAGGGCGCTTGTCCTAACTGTAATGGTATAGGTGAATTATATAAAGTTAATCCTAAAAAGATTGTTCCAGACCCAACTCTATCTATTAATGCTGGCGGTCTAGATCCACATGGACCTAAAAAGAACAACTGGATATTTAAACAATTACAACTCATTGCAGAGAGGTTTGACTTTAAACTTACAGACCCAATTGAGAAAATCTCAAAAGAAGCCATGGAATTTATATTCTATGGAGGAAACGAGAAATTCTCTGTTTCTTCAAAGCAATTAGGGGTTACTAGAGATTATAAAATAGACTTTGAAGGTGTAGCAAATTTTATAGAAAACACCTATAAGGATAGTGAGTCTACATCTCTCGTAAGATGGGCAAAGGGCTACATGGATAAAGTAGCTTGTCCTGTTTGTGAAGGTTCAAGACTACGTAAAGAATCGCTCTACTTTAAGGTTGATAATCGTAGTATTGCAGATCTTGCTTCTATGGATATACTGGAGCTACAAGAGTGGTTTAGAACAGTAGAAAAACGATTATCTAGTAAACAACTACAGATTGCATCTGAGATAATTAAAGAAATTAATTCAAGGATTCAATTCCTTGTAGATGTAGGTCTTACCTATCTCAACTTAAATAGAAGCTCTAAGTCTTTATCTGGTGGAGAAGCACAACGTATCAGACTCGCTACACAGATAGGATCGCAACTTGTAGGTGTTTTATATATAT
This window harbors:
- the uvrA gene encoding excinuclease ABC subunit UvrA — encoded protein: MIDHEERIEVYGARAHNLKNIDVMIPREKLVVITGLSGSGKSSLAFDTIYAEGQRRYIETFSAYARQFLGGLERPDVDQILGLSPVIAIEQKTTSKSPRSTVGTITEIYDFLRLLYARAADAYSYNTGEKMVSYNDEQIQQLITESFEGKRINILAPTIRSRKGHYRELFEQIAKQGFLKVRVDGEVKDIVKGLKVDRYKVHDIEIVVDRLVVKKSDEDDKRLRESINTAMYHGDDVLMVLDQDTQEVRYFSRNLMCPSTGISYPNPEPNNFSFNSPKGACPNCNGIGELYKVNPKKIVPDPTLSINAGGLDPHGPKKNNWIFKQLQLIAERFDFKLTDPIEKISKEAMEFIFYGGNEKFSVSSKQLGVTRDYKIDFEGVANFIENTYKDSESTSLVRWAKGYMDKVACPVCEGSRLRKESLYFKVDNRSIADLASMDILELQEWFRTVEKRLSSKQLQIASEIIKEINSRIQFLVDVGLTYLNLNRSSKSLSGGEAQRIRLATQIGSQLVGVLYILDEPSIGLHQRDNEKLINSLISLRDIGNSVIVVEHDKDMIERADHVIDIGPRAGRFGGEIISEGTPDDLLNHHTLTAQYLNGEREITIPKKRRKGNGKFIELKGATGNNLKNVSIKIPLGKMIAVTGVSGSGKSTLINETLYPIMNAHYFNGVKIPMPYKSIKGLDECDKVIDINQTPIGRTPRSNPATYTKAFDEIRSLFAKTPEALIRGYKPGRFSFNVTGGRCETCKGGGLRVIEMNFLPDVYVECETCQGKRFNRETLEIRYKGKSIADVLEMTMTEATEFFEPIPKIYRKLKTIKDVGLGYITLGQQSTTLSGGEAQRIKLASELSKRDTGNTFYILDEPTTGLHFEDIKVLMDVLNRLVDKGNTILIIEHNLDVVKMADHIIDIGYEGGKGGGEVVAIGTPEQIIKKNKGYTAQFLKKEMA